The Chlorocebus sabaeus isolate Y175 chromosome 16, mChlSab1.0.hap1, whole genome shotgun sequence genome window below encodes:
- the SLFN5 gene encoding schlafen family member 5 isoform X1 encodes MRLGCPSVCLLHDAPPREVSRTSADISPRTPRAHLLCSGLGRLHFLLLEGEALQRRTPAGNESPALLCPGLPQTSSSLRGFSYGAVVKARRTFQNRNRPSAVKMSLRIDSNTNFPECVVDAGKISLGTRRRQEMDPRLREKQNEIILQAVCALLNSGGGIIKAEIENKGYNYESHGVGLDVPPSFRSHLDEMQQENHFLIFVKSWNTEAGVPLATLCSNLYHRQRTSTDVMDSQEALAFLKRRTQTLTNINVSNSLSPQTAQSSVQNEGNTKALAAALFDRKRLQYLEKLNFPESKHVEFVMFSTDVSHCVKDRLPKCVSAFANTEGGYVFFGVHDGTCQVIGCEKEKTDLTSLRTSIDGCIKKLPVHHFCTQRPEIQYVLNFLEVHDKGTLRGYVCAIKVEQFCCAVFAKAPSSWQVKDNRVRQLPTREWTAWMMEADPDLSRCPEMVLALSLSSATPRSKTVCIHKNLECLKELQKRYFPVFSDRVVYTPESLYKELFSQHKGLRDLINTEMRPFSQGILIFSQSWAVDLGLQEKQEVICDALLISQNNTPILYTIFSKWDSACKGYSMVVAYSLKQKLVNKGGYTGRLCITPLVYVLNSDRKAQSVYGSYLQIYPESYNFMTPQHMEALLQSLVIVLLGFKSFLSEELGSEVLNLLTNKQYELLSKNLRKTKELFVHGLPGSGKTILALKIMEKIKNVFHCEPTNILYICENYPLKKLVSKKNICQPVTRKTFMKNNFEHVQHIVIDDAQNFRTEDGDWYGKAKFITQTARDGPGVLWIFLDYFQTNHLSCSGLPPLSDQYPREEITRVVRSADPIANYLQQIMQEARQNLPPNLPPGCLEMLYEPQWAQGVPGNLEIIEDLNLEEILVYVADKCRFLLRNGYSPRDIAVLFTKASEVEKYKDRLLTAMRKRKMSQLDEECDLLLQVDDALDVLTDHIVLDSVCRFSGLERNIVFGINPGVTQQAGVYNLLLCLASRAKRHLYILKASV; translated from the exons ATGCGATTGGGCTGTCCCTCTGTCTGTCTCCTGCACGATGCCCCGCCCCGGGAGGTGTCACGTACCTCAGCTGATATAAGCCCCCGGACCCCGCGGGCTCATCTTCTCTGCTCTGGACTTGGGAGGCTCCATTTCCTGCTCCTGGAGGGAGAGGCGCTACAGAGGAGAACCCCGGCGGGTAACGAATCCCCCGCGCTTCTTTGCCCAGGCCTTCCCCAAACCTCCTCCAGTCTGCGCGGGTTCTCCTATGGGGCTGTGGTGAAGGCAAG gaGAACATTTCAGAATAGGAATAGGCCAAGTGCTGTGAAGATGAGTCTTAGGATTGATTCGAATACAAACTTCCCAGAGTGTGTTGTAGATGCAGGAAAAATCAGCCTTGGGACTCGGCGGAGGCAGGAGATGGACCCTCGCCTGCGGgagaaacagaatgaaatcatCCTGCAAGCAGTATGTGCTCTGCTGAATTCTGGTGGGGGCATAATCAAGGCTGAGATTGAGAACAAGGGCTACAATTATGAAAGCCATGGAGTAGGATTGGATGTGCCTCCAAGTTTCAGAAGCCATTTAGATGAGATGCAGCAGGAAaaccactttttgatttttgtgaAATCATGGAACACAGAGGCTGGTGTGCCACTTGCTACCTTATGCTCCAACTTGTACCACAGACAGAGAACATCCACTGATGTCATGGATTCTCAGGAAGCTCTGGCATTCCTCAAACGGAGGACTCAGACTCTTACGAATATTAATGTTTCCAATTCATTAAGTCCACAGACAGCTCAGAGTAGTGTACAAAATGAAGGTAACACAAAGGCCTTAGCTGCTGCTTTATTTGATAGAAAGCGGCTTCAGTATCTGGAAAAACTCAACTTTCCTGAGTCCAAACATGTTGAATTTGTCATGTTCTCAACAGACGTGTCGCACTGTGTTAAAGACAGACTTCCGAAGTGTGTTTCTGCGTTTGCAAATACCGAAGGAGGATATGTATTTTTTGGTGTGCACGATGGGACTTGTCAAGTGATCGgatgtgaaaaagagaaaacagacctTACGAGCTTGAGGACTTCTATTGATGGCTGTATTAAGAAGCTACCTGTCCATCATTTCTGCACACAGAGGCCTGAGATACAGTATGTCCTTAACTTCCTTGAAGTGCATGATAAGGGGACCCTTCGTGGATATGTCTGTGCAATCAAGGTGGAGCAATTCTGCTGTGCGGTGTTTGCCAAAGCGCCTAGTTCCTGGCAGGTGAAGGACAACCGTGTGAGACAATTGCCCACAAGAGAATGGACTGCTTGGATGATGGAAGCCGACCCAG ATCTTTCCAGGTGTCCTGAGATGGTCCTTGCGTTGAGTTTGTCATCTGCCACACCCCGCAGCAAGACCGTGTGCATTCATAAGAATTTGGAATGTCTGAAAGAGCTGCAGAAACGCTACTTTCCAG TATTTTCAGACAGAGTGGTGTATACTCCAGAAAGCCTCTACAAGGAACTCTTCTCACAACATAAAGGACTCAGAGacttaataaatacagaaatgcGCCCTTTCTCTCAAGGAATATTGATTTTTTCTCAAAGCTGGGCTGTGGACTTAGGTCTGCAAGAGAAGCAGGAAGTCATCTGTGATGCTCTTCTAATTTCCCAGAACAACACCCCTATTCTCTACACCATCTTCAGCAAGTGGGATTCAGCGTGCAAGGGCTATTCTATGGTAGTTGCTTATTCGTTGAAGCAGAAGCTGGTAAACAAAGGCGGCTACACTGGGAGGTTATGCATTACCCCCTTGGTCTATGTGCTGAATTCTGATAGAAAAGCACAGAGCGTTTACGGTTCATATTTACAAATTTACCCCGAATCCTATAACTTCATGACCCCCCAGCACATGGAAGCCCTGTTACAATCCCTCGTGATAGTcttgcttgggttcaaatccttcTTAAGTGAAGAGCTGGGCTCTGAGGTTTTGAACCTACTGACAAATAAACAGTATGAGTTGCTTTCAAAGAACCTTCGCAAGACCAAAGAGTTGTTTGTTCATGGCTTACCTGGATCAGGGAAGACCATCTTGGCTCTTAAGATCATGGAGAAGATCAAGAATGTGTTTCACTGTGAACCGACTAACATTCTCTACATCTGTGAAAATTACCCCCTGAAGAAGCTGGTGAG CAAGAAAAACATCTGCCAGCCAGTGACCCGGAAAACCTTCATGAAAAACAACTTTGAACACGTCCAGCACATTGTCATTGATGATGCTCAGAATTTCCGCACTGAAGATGGGGACTGGTATGGGAAAGCAAAGTTCATCACTCAGACAGCAAGGGATGGCCCAGGAGTTCTCTGGATCTTTCTGGACTACTTTCAGACCAATCACTTGAGTTGCAGTGGCCTCCCACCTCTCTCAGACCAGTATCCAAGAGAAGAGATCACCAGAGTGGTCCGCAGTGCAGATCCAATAGCCAATTACCTACAACAAATAATGCAGGAAGCCAGACAAAATCTTCCACCTAACCTCCCCCCTGGGTGCCTGGAGATGCTCTATGAACCTCAATGGGCTCAAGGTGTCCCAGGCAACTTAGAGATTATTGAAGACTTGAACTTGGAGGAGATACTGGTCTATGTAGCGGATAAATGCCGTTTCCTCTTGCGGAATGGTTATTCTCCGAGGGATATTGCTGTGCTTTTCACCAAAGCAAGTGAAGTGGAAAAATATAAAGACAGGCTTCTAACAgcaatgaggaagagaaaaatgtctCAGCTCGATGAGGAATGTGATCTGTTACTACAGGTCGATGATGCATTGGATGTTCTGACCGATCACATTGTGTTGGACAGTGTCTGTCGATTTTCTGGCCTGGAAAGAAATATCGTATTTGGAATCAATCCAGGAGTAACCCAACAAGCTGGGGTCTACAATCTTCTGCTCTGTTTGGCTTCTAGGGCAAAAAGACATCTGTATATTCTGAAGGCTTCTGTGTGA
- the SLFN5 gene encoding schlafen family member 5 isoform X2, which yields MSLRIDSNTNFPECVVDAGKISLGTRRRQEMDPRLREKQNEIILQAVCALLNSGGGIIKAEIENKGYNYESHGVGLDVPPSFRSHLDEMQQENHFLIFVKSWNTEAGVPLATLCSNLYHRQRTSTDVMDSQEALAFLKRRTQTLTNINVSNSLSPQTAQSSVQNEGNTKALAAALFDRKRLQYLEKLNFPESKHVEFVMFSTDVSHCVKDRLPKCVSAFANTEGGYVFFGVHDGTCQVIGCEKEKTDLTSLRTSIDGCIKKLPVHHFCTQRPEIQYVLNFLEVHDKGTLRGYVCAIKVEQFCCAVFAKAPSSWQVKDNRVRQLPTREWTAWMMEADPDLSRCPEMVLALSLSSATPRSKTVCIHKNLECLKELQKRYFPVFSDRVVYTPESLYKELFSQHKGLRDLINTEMRPFSQGILIFSQSWAVDLGLQEKQEVICDALLISQNNTPILYTIFSKWDSACKGYSMVVAYSLKQKLVNKGGYTGRLCITPLVYVLNSDRKAQSVYGSYLQIYPESYNFMTPQHMEALLQSLVIVLLGFKSFLSEELGSEVLNLLTNKQYELLSKNLRKTKELFVHGLPGSGKTILALKIMEKIKNVFHCEPTNILYICENYPLKKLVSKKNICQPVTRKTFMKNNFEHVQHIVIDDAQNFRTEDGDWYGKAKFITQTARDGPGVLWIFLDYFQTNHLSCSGLPPLSDQYPREEITRVVRSADPIANYLQQIMQEARQNLPPNLPPGCLEMLYEPQWAQGVPGNLEIIEDLNLEEILVYVADKCRFLLRNGYSPRDIAVLFTKASEVEKYKDRLLTAMRKRKMSQLDEECDLLLQVDDALDVLTDHIVLDSVCRFSGLERNIVFGINPGVTQQAGVYNLLLCLASRAKRHLYILKASV from the exons ATGAGTCTTAGGATTGATTCGAATACAAACTTCCCAGAGTGTGTTGTAGATGCAGGAAAAATCAGCCTTGGGACTCGGCGGAGGCAGGAGATGGACCCTCGCCTGCGGgagaaacagaatgaaatcatCCTGCAAGCAGTATGTGCTCTGCTGAATTCTGGTGGGGGCATAATCAAGGCTGAGATTGAGAACAAGGGCTACAATTATGAAAGCCATGGAGTAGGATTGGATGTGCCTCCAAGTTTCAGAAGCCATTTAGATGAGATGCAGCAGGAAaaccactttttgatttttgtgaAATCATGGAACACAGAGGCTGGTGTGCCACTTGCTACCTTATGCTCCAACTTGTACCACAGACAGAGAACATCCACTGATGTCATGGATTCTCAGGAAGCTCTGGCATTCCTCAAACGGAGGACTCAGACTCTTACGAATATTAATGTTTCCAATTCATTAAGTCCACAGACAGCTCAGAGTAGTGTACAAAATGAAGGTAACACAAAGGCCTTAGCTGCTGCTTTATTTGATAGAAAGCGGCTTCAGTATCTGGAAAAACTCAACTTTCCTGAGTCCAAACATGTTGAATTTGTCATGTTCTCAACAGACGTGTCGCACTGTGTTAAAGACAGACTTCCGAAGTGTGTTTCTGCGTTTGCAAATACCGAAGGAGGATATGTATTTTTTGGTGTGCACGATGGGACTTGTCAAGTGATCGgatgtgaaaaagagaaaacagacctTACGAGCTTGAGGACTTCTATTGATGGCTGTATTAAGAAGCTACCTGTCCATCATTTCTGCACACAGAGGCCTGAGATACAGTATGTCCTTAACTTCCTTGAAGTGCATGATAAGGGGACCCTTCGTGGATATGTCTGTGCAATCAAGGTGGAGCAATTCTGCTGTGCGGTGTTTGCCAAAGCGCCTAGTTCCTGGCAGGTGAAGGACAACCGTGTGAGACAATTGCCCACAAGAGAATGGACTGCTTGGATGATGGAAGCCGACCCAG ATCTTTCCAGGTGTCCTGAGATGGTCCTTGCGTTGAGTTTGTCATCTGCCACACCCCGCAGCAAGACCGTGTGCATTCATAAGAATTTGGAATGTCTGAAAGAGCTGCAGAAACGCTACTTTCCAG TATTTTCAGACAGAGTGGTGTATACTCCAGAAAGCCTCTACAAGGAACTCTTCTCACAACATAAAGGACTCAGAGacttaataaatacagaaatgcGCCCTTTCTCTCAAGGAATATTGATTTTTTCTCAAAGCTGGGCTGTGGACTTAGGTCTGCAAGAGAAGCAGGAAGTCATCTGTGATGCTCTTCTAATTTCCCAGAACAACACCCCTATTCTCTACACCATCTTCAGCAAGTGGGATTCAGCGTGCAAGGGCTATTCTATGGTAGTTGCTTATTCGTTGAAGCAGAAGCTGGTAAACAAAGGCGGCTACACTGGGAGGTTATGCATTACCCCCTTGGTCTATGTGCTGAATTCTGATAGAAAAGCACAGAGCGTTTACGGTTCATATTTACAAATTTACCCCGAATCCTATAACTTCATGACCCCCCAGCACATGGAAGCCCTGTTACAATCCCTCGTGATAGTcttgcttgggttcaaatccttcTTAAGTGAAGAGCTGGGCTCTGAGGTTTTGAACCTACTGACAAATAAACAGTATGAGTTGCTTTCAAAGAACCTTCGCAAGACCAAAGAGTTGTTTGTTCATGGCTTACCTGGATCAGGGAAGACCATCTTGGCTCTTAAGATCATGGAGAAGATCAAGAATGTGTTTCACTGTGAACCGACTAACATTCTCTACATCTGTGAAAATTACCCCCTGAAGAAGCTGGTGAG CAAGAAAAACATCTGCCAGCCAGTGACCCGGAAAACCTTCATGAAAAACAACTTTGAACACGTCCAGCACATTGTCATTGATGATGCTCAGAATTTCCGCACTGAAGATGGGGACTGGTATGGGAAAGCAAAGTTCATCACTCAGACAGCAAGGGATGGCCCAGGAGTTCTCTGGATCTTTCTGGACTACTTTCAGACCAATCACTTGAGTTGCAGTGGCCTCCCACCTCTCTCAGACCAGTATCCAAGAGAAGAGATCACCAGAGTGGTCCGCAGTGCAGATCCAATAGCCAATTACCTACAACAAATAATGCAGGAAGCCAGACAAAATCTTCCACCTAACCTCCCCCCTGGGTGCCTGGAGATGCTCTATGAACCTCAATGGGCTCAAGGTGTCCCAGGCAACTTAGAGATTATTGAAGACTTGAACTTGGAGGAGATACTGGTCTATGTAGCGGATAAATGCCGTTTCCTCTTGCGGAATGGTTATTCTCCGAGGGATATTGCTGTGCTTTTCACCAAAGCAAGTGAAGTGGAAAAATATAAAGACAGGCTTCTAACAgcaatgaggaagagaaaaatgtctCAGCTCGATGAGGAATGTGATCTGTTACTACAGGTCGATGATGCATTGGATGTTCTGACCGATCACATTGTGTTGGACAGTGTCTGTCGATTTTCTGGCCTGGAAAGAAATATCGTATTTGGAATCAATCCAGGAGTAACCCAACAAGCTGGGGTCTACAATCTTCTGCTCTGTTTGGCTTCTAGGGCAAAAAGACATCTGTATATTCTGAAGGCTTCTGTGTGA